A single genomic interval of Bacteroidota bacterium harbors:
- a CDS encoding MFS transporter, protein MGNIRKGGEPSAFYRWMVLLVISLAMMGSYYIYDSISPLADLLKKDLHFSDSNLGTLNAIYSIPNIFMVLIGGIIIDRIGTKRSSVIFGLLVMVGSFITALNGSLFGMATGRLIFGLGAESMNVAITTSIARWFKGKELSFAFGLNLTVARLGSFLALNSPFWAEGLYAHWQGPLLITMVAGVITLLTLVIYYFLDWYAERNFTLAKEGSQDKILISDILKFGKSFWFITFLCVTFYAAMFPFQTFAIKFFQEAHGVSRQFAGFLSSLLTLAAMVFTPLFGLLSDRIGKRSLLMMFGSALIIPVYLLMAYTHISLYIPMGIMGIAFSLVPAVMWPSVAIVVDSSKLGTAYGLMTMIQNIGLAGFNLLIGWANDYSQASAVHPAGYHLGMWIFSACGFLGLFFAFMLRASERSNSHGLEVGTLHANK, encoded by the coding sequence ATGGGAAATATCAGAAAAGGAGGGGAGCCTTCGGCATTTTACAGATGGATGGTTCTTCTGGTCATCAGCCTGGCCATGATGGGGAGTTATTATATCTATGATAGCATCAGTCCGTTAGCAGATTTATTAAAAAAAGACCTTCATTTTAGCGATTCCAACCTGGGTACATTAAACGCCATTTACAGCATTCCGAATATTTTCATGGTACTGATCGGGGGCATCATCATCGACCGTATCGGGACTAAGCGTTCATCCGTTATCTTCGGTCTTCTGGTGATGGTTGGTTCTTTTATCACCGCCTTGAACGGTAGTTTGTTTGGCATGGCAACAGGGCGCTTGATATTCGGCCTGGGTGCTGAAAGTATGAACGTGGCCATTACAACCAGTATTGCCCGTTGGTTTAAAGGCAAAGAACTTTCTTTTGCTTTCGGGTTAAATTTGACCGTGGCACGTTTGGGCTCTTTTCTGGCCTTAAATTCTCCTTTCTGGGCTGAAGGTTTATATGCCCATTGGCAGGGACCTTTGCTGATTACCATGGTTGCCGGGGTGATCACCCTGTTGACATTGGTAATTTATTATTTCCTCGACTGGTATGCTGAAAGAAACTTTACCCTTGCAAAGGAAGGTTCGCAGGACAAAATATTGATCAGTGATATCTTAAAATTTGGAAAATCTTTTTGGTTCATTACTTTTTTGTGCGTTACTTTTTATGCTGCCATGTTTCCTTTTCAGACTTTTGCCATTAAATTTTTCCAGGAAGCACATGGGGTATCCCGCCAATTTGCCGGTTTCCTTTCCAGTCTGTTGACATTGGCTGCAATGGTTTTTACCCCCTTGTTTGGCTTGCTGTCGGATCGTATCGGTAAGCGTTCATTGCTGATGATGTTTGGTTCTGCTTTGATTATCCCTGTCTACCTTTTAATGGCATATACCCACATCAGCCTGTATATTCCGATGGGTATCATGGGAATAGCATTTTCGTTGGTCCCGGCCGTGATGTGGCCTTCGGTTGCGATCGTTGTTGATAGTTCGAAGCTGGGTACTGCCTATGGCCTGATGACCATGATCCAGAATATTGGACTTGCAGGATTTAACTTACTGATAGGATGGGCTAATGATTATTCACAAGCCAGTGCGGTTCATCCTGCAGGATATCATTTAGGCATGTGGATTTTTTCGGCCTGCGGCTTTTTGGGTTTGTTCTTTGCTTTTATGCTTAGGGCTTCGGAACGTTCGAATTCACATGGACTGGAAGTAGGAACTTTGCATGCAAATAAATAG